The following are encoded together in the Mumia sp. Pv4-285 genome:
- a CDS encoding glycosyltransferase family 9 protein: MSSLPAASSRPRVLVLRALGLGDLLAAVPALRGLRRGLPRAEIVLVGPRDAGGLLRDAGLVDEVVPHQGLGPLPGGTHGADVAVNLHGRGPQSHRLLLSTRPRRLVAFADALTLSSGPPWRADEHERARWCRLIDEAYDVSADPDDTGLELALAEPIVRGAVVVHPGAAAGSRRWPAERWASVASTLAGTRPVVVTGSPRERPLAEQVAALAGLPPESVLAGRTDVRALAAVVASARLLLSSDTGVAHLAPAFGTPSVTLFGPTSPATWGPPRGRGHRVLWHGDEGPVPHRGDPHDDHLDPALAAITAEEVLALARTALRAGMPTADVGTAST, from the coding sequence GTGAGCTCCCTGCCTGCGGCATCCTCCCGTCCGCGGGTCCTGGTGCTGCGGGCACTCGGCCTCGGTGACCTGCTCGCCGCGGTCCCCGCGCTGCGGGGACTGCGGCGGGGCCTGCCCCGGGCCGAGATCGTCCTCGTGGGCCCGCGCGACGCGGGTGGACTGCTGCGCGACGCCGGACTGGTCGACGAGGTAGTCCCGCACCAGGGCCTCGGACCGCTCCCGGGCGGAACCCACGGCGCCGACGTCGCGGTCAACCTTCACGGTCGGGGACCCCAGAGCCACCGCCTGCTGCTGAGCACACGGCCACGACGCCTCGTCGCGTTCGCGGACGCACTGACGCTCTCCTCCGGTCCCCCCTGGAGGGCGGACGAGCACGAGCGCGCGCGATGGTGCCGGCTGATCGACGAGGCGTACGACGTATCGGCGGACCCTGACGACACCGGGCTCGAGCTCGCGCTCGCCGAGCCGATCGTTCGCGGGGCCGTCGTCGTCCATCCCGGCGCAGCCGCAGGATCACGGCGCTGGCCCGCGGAGAGGTGGGCCTCGGTCGCGTCGACGCTGGCGGGCACCAGGCCCGTCGTCGTCACGGGATCACCCCGAGAACGTCCGCTCGCCGAGCAGGTCGCCGCCCTCGCCGGGCTGCCGCCGGAGTCGGTGCTGGCCGGCAGGACCGACGTACGGGCGCTCGCCGCCGTGGTCGCGTCGGCGCGACTCCTGCTCTCGTCCGACACCGGCGTCGCTCATCTCGCCCCGGCGTTCGGGACACCGTCGGTCACCCTCTTCGGACCGACCTCGCCGGCGACGTGGGGTCCGCCCCGGGGACGTGGGCACCGGGTCCTGTGGCACGGCGACGAGGGCCCCGTGCCGCACCGCGGCGATCCGCACGACGACCACCTCGATCCTGCGCTGGCCGCGATCACCGCCGAGGAGGTCCTCGCCCTCGCCCGCACGGCTCTGCGGGCGGGAATGCCGACCGCCGACGTGGGTACCGCCTCCACATGA
- a CDS encoding PfkB family carbohydrate kinase, with translation MTPRVLVLGEALLDVDVAGRASRLSPDAPVAVVDDPVERPRPGGAALAAALAASDGADVVLATPLGDDADADTLRSVVPSGVEVIALPAEGGTPVKRRVLAAGQVLVRLDTGGTSGTWETPPADLDAAVRDVDAVLVADYGRGLTSIPAFQHLVTRLAERVPVVWDPHPRGAAPAAGTWLFLPNQSELSALDGTDVHAVGEVGDAARRVRERLAPRALAVTLGDRGALLVQGDAPPAVFGVEPVNGHDTCGAGDRFAAAATVRLARGDVMSEAVEHAVRSAASFVAAGGAAAYGEVGTSAAATGSGNDATDGLDVLARVRAAGGVVVATGGCFDLLHAGHVATLEAARRLGDCLVVLLNSDASVRGLKGPGRPLVPARDRARVLASLACVDAVVVFDEDRPDAALRDLRPHLWVKGGDYAGGPLPEQQVLDSWGGRSVVLPYLSGRSTTRLVAAANGHA, from the coding sequence GTGACGCCGCGCGTCCTCGTCCTCGGCGAGGCCCTGCTCGACGTCGACGTCGCGGGGCGCGCGTCCCGGCTGTCCCCGGACGCACCGGTGGCCGTGGTCGACGACCCCGTGGAGCGGCCACGCCCTGGGGGCGCTGCCCTGGCCGCCGCCCTCGCTGCGTCCGACGGAGCGGACGTCGTCCTTGCCACCCCGCTCGGCGACGACGCGGACGCAGACACCCTCCGCTCGGTGGTCCCGTCCGGAGTCGAGGTGATCGCGCTCCCTGCCGAGGGGGGTACGCCGGTCAAGCGGCGCGTCCTCGCCGCGGGTCAGGTCCTGGTCCGGTTGGACACGGGCGGCACGAGCGGCACGTGGGAGACGCCGCCGGCGGACCTCGACGCCGCGGTGCGCGACGTCGACGCGGTGCTGGTCGCCGACTACGGGCGTGGCCTGACCTCGATCCCGGCGTTCCAGCACCTGGTCACGCGCCTGGCCGAACGGGTCCCGGTCGTCTGGGACCCCCATCCCCGCGGCGCCGCGCCGGCCGCCGGCACGTGGCTCTTCCTTCCCAACCAGAGCGAGCTGTCGGCTCTCGACGGCACCGACGTGCACGCCGTGGGCGAGGTAGGGGACGCAGCCCGCCGGGTGCGCGAGCGCCTGGCGCCCCGGGCCCTCGCCGTCACGCTCGGCGACCGCGGTGCTCTCCTCGTCCAGGGCGACGCGCCACCCGCGGTGTTCGGCGTCGAGCCGGTGAACGGCCACGACACCTGCGGTGCCGGCGACCGCTTCGCCGCGGCGGCGACGGTGCGGCTCGCTCGCGGCGACGTGATGTCCGAGGCCGTCGAGCACGCCGTCCGGTCCGCAGCGTCGTTCGTCGCCGCAGGCGGGGCGGCGGCCTACGGCGAGGTCGGCACGAGCGCCGCCGCGACCGGATCGGGCAACGACGCCACCGACGGCCTCGACGTCCTCGCGCGCGTCCGTGCCGCCGGTGGCGTCGTCGTCGCCACGGGCGGTTGCTTCGACCTGCTGCACGCCGGCCACGTGGCGACGCTGGAGGCCGCTCGCCGGCTGGGCGACTGCCTGGTCGTGCTGCTCAACTCCGACGCGTCCGTCCGCGGGCTGAAGGGCCCGGGACGTCCGCTGGTCCCTGCGCGCGACCGTGCCCGCGTCCTGGCGTCGTTGGCCTGCGTCGACGCCGTCGTCGTCTTCGACGAGGACCGGCCGGACGCCGCGCTGCGCGACCTCCGGCCCCACCTGTGGGTGAAGGGCGGCGACTACGCCGGTGGCCCTCTCCCCGAGCAGCAGGTGCTCGACAGCTGGGGCGGGCGGAGCGTCGTGCTCCCCTACCTCAGCGGACGGTCCACGACCCGACTGGTCGCGGCCGCCAACGGGCACGCCTGA
- a CDS encoding SDR family oxidoreductase, giving the protein MTVGTVLVTGGASGLGAAVAAAVDKAGGTPYVLDRVAPDSPYDHTVVDLADTAAASRAVEEAIDRTGGLHGVVTCAGTDACGRLEDVATEDWERVIAVNLLGTAAVVRAALPSLRAERGRIVTVASTLGLRALPDATAYCASKFGVVGFTRALAAELAGEVGVTMLVPGGMRTAFFDGRTEQYKPPADAVLNDPEDVARAVVFALETPAGCEVRELVVTPSVEPSWP; this is encoded by the coding sequence ATGACTGTCGGAACCGTTCTCGTCACCGGAGGCGCCTCCGGTCTCGGCGCGGCCGTCGCTGCGGCCGTCGACAAGGCCGGCGGCACCCCGTACGTCCTGGACCGCGTGGCGCCGGACTCGCCTTACGACCACACCGTCGTCGACCTCGCGGACACCGCTGCCGCGTCGCGTGCGGTCGAGGAGGCGATCGACCGGACCGGTGGTCTGCACGGCGTGGTGACCTGCGCCGGGACCGACGCGTGCGGGCGTCTCGAGGACGTCGCGACGGAGGACTGGGAGCGCGTGATCGCCGTCAACCTGCTGGGCACGGCCGCCGTGGTCCGCGCGGCACTGCCCTCGCTGCGCGCCGAACGCGGACGCATCGTGACGGTCGCCTCGACGCTCGGTCTGCGGGCCCTGCCGGATGCGACGGCGTACTGCGCCTCGAAGTTCGGCGTGGTCGGCTTCACCCGGGCCCTCGCGGCCGAGCTGGCCGGCGAGGTCGGCGTCACGATGCTGGTCCCCGGAGGGATGCGGACGGCGTTCTTCGACGGACGGACCGAGCAGTACAAGCCCCCGGCCGACGCGGTCCTCAACGACCCTGAGGACGTCGCGCGCGCTGTCGTCTTCGCCCTGGAGACACCCGCCGGGTGCGAGGTACGCGAGCTCGTCGTCACGCCCTCCGTCGAGCCGTCCTGGCCGTGA
- a CDS encoding glycosyltransferase has product MRILIWHVHGSWATSFVQGPHEYLVPVNAARDADGRGRARTWDWPATVREVTAEELASAAVDAVVLQRPHEEELLRTWTGLRAGVDVPAVYVEHNTPPGDAVRTRHPYADRRDVPIVHVTPFNRAYWDCGSAPTFVVEHGIVDPGHRFTGEWPRAAVVMNEPVRRTRVLGTDLLPTIVQSVPLDVFGMGVAPLADVDWAGGRVWAFEDLPQDTMHEEVARRRVYVHTARWTSLGLSLLEAMFLGLPVVAFAGTEAPRAVGDAGFTSADPRELRDAAARFVAEPTLAEETGAAARERARARFGLERFLADWEAVLDEVRAGVRSRATLP; this is encoded by the coding sequence GTGCGCATCCTGATCTGGCACGTGCACGGGTCGTGGGCGACGTCGTTCGTCCAGGGTCCGCACGAGTACCTCGTCCCGGTGAACGCCGCGCGCGACGCCGACGGGCGCGGGCGTGCACGGACCTGGGACTGGCCGGCCACCGTGCGCGAGGTGACGGCCGAGGAGCTGGCGAGCGCCGCCGTCGACGCCGTCGTCCTCCAGCGACCGCACGAGGAGGAGCTCCTCCGGACGTGGACGGGACTTCGCGCGGGGGTCGATGTGCCCGCCGTGTACGTCGAGCACAACACACCTCCGGGCGACGCCGTCCGTACCCGCCACCCGTACGCCGACCGGCGCGACGTGCCGATCGTGCACGTGACGCCGTTCAACCGGGCGTACTGGGACTGCGGCAGCGCACCGACGTTCGTCGTCGAGCACGGAATCGTCGACCCGGGGCACCGCTTCACGGGTGAGTGGCCGCGCGCGGCGGTCGTGATGAACGAGCCCGTGCGTCGCACCCGGGTCCTCGGCACCGACCTTCTTCCGACGATCGTGCAGTCGGTGCCGCTCGACGTGTTCGGGATGGGCGTCGCGCCGCTGGCCGACGTCGACTGGGCGGGCGGACGCGTGTGGGCGTTCGAGGACCTTCCGCAGGACACCATGCACGAGGAGGTCGCACGGAGGCGCGTCTACGTCCACACGGCGCGCTGGACCTCGCTCGGTCTGTCGCTGCTCGAGGCCATGTTCCTCGGGCTGCCGGTCGTCGCGTTCGCGGGCACCGAGGCCCCGCGCGCCGTCGGCGACGCGGGGTTCACGTCGGCCGACCCCAGAGAGCTCCGCGACGCGGCCGCCCGGTTCGTCGCCGAGCCGACGCTCGCCGAGGAGACCGGTGCGGCCGCGCGCGAACGGGCCCGTGCCCGCTTCGGCCTCGAGCGCTTCCTCGCCGACTGGGAGGCGGTGCTCGACGAGGTTCGAGCGGGGGTCAGGAGCCGGGCCACTCTCCCGTGA
- a CDS encoding NAD-dependent epimerase/dehydratase family protein — protein sequence MTPGALTDAHVLVTGGAGFLGSTLCESLLASGARVTCVDDESTGSAANVVAAARIPRFRLVIADVSDLDAADARGGHGRIDVLIHLAATASPVHYLRMPVHTLRSGSAGTMRALELAAEDDARFVLASTSEVYGDAEVTPQPEEYWGNVNPIGPRAVYDESKRFSEAATFAFRRSRDLDVGVVRIFNTYGPRMALDDGRVVTTFLAQAWRGEPLTVQGDGSQTRSFCYVDDTVRALVAMATADEPGPVNVGNPHEITMLELAEQVLKATGSHSEVVHVDLPQDDPARRCPDITRAMETLGWKPEVDLEDGLARTAAWVRDQINGAAPPTGPPHRQRSSDQVVRTSPPRPPQDG from the coding sequence GTGACCCCCGGCGCCCTCACCGACGCCCACGTGCTCGTCACCGGCGGAGCAGGGTTCCTCGGCTCCACCCTGTGTGAGTCGCTGCTCGCGTCCGGTGCCCGCGTCACCTGCGTCGACGACGAGTCCACCGGCTCCGCGGCGAACGTCGTGGCAGCGGCCAGGATCCCTCGGTTCCGTCTCGTGATCGCCGACGTCTCGGATCTCGACGCCGCCGACGCCCGTGGGGGCCACGGCCGGATCGACGTGCTCATCCACCTCGCCGCGACCGCGTCCCCGGTCCACTACCTCCGCATGCCGGTGCACACGCTGCGCTCGGGCAGCGCCGGGACGATGCGTGCGCTGGAGCTCGCCGCCGAGGACGACGCGCGCTTCGTCCTCGCGTCGACCTCGGAGGTGTACGGCGACGCCGAGGTCACGCCTCAGCCGGAGGAGTACTGGGGCAACGTCAACCCGATCGGACCGCGCGCCGTCTACGACGAGTCCAAGCGCTTCTCCGAGGCGGCAACGTTCGCGTTCCGGCGCTCGCGCGACCTCGACGTCGGTGTCGTTCGCATCTTCAACACCTACGGGCCCCGCATGGCTCTCGACGACGGCCGGGTCGTGACCACCTTCCTCGCCCAGGCGTGGCGCGGAGAGCCGCTCACCGTCCAAGGAGACGGCTCGCAGACCCGCTCGTTCTGCTACGTCGACGACACGGTGCGCGCTCTGGTCGCGATGGCGACCGCGGACGAACCGGGTCCCGTCAACGTGGGCAACCCGCACGAGATCACCATGCTCGAGCTGGCCGAGCAGGTGCTGAAGGCGACGGGGTCGCACTCCGAGGTCGTTCACGTCGACCTTCCGCAGGACGATCCGGCGCGACGCTGCCCCGACATCACGCGCGCGATGGAGACGCTGGGGTGGAAGCCCGAGGTGGACCTCGAGGACGGCCTCGCGCGGACGGCCGCCTGGGTGCGCGACCAGATCAACGGCGCCGCTCCGCCCACAGGACCACCGCATCGACAGCGGAGCTCAGATCAGGTCGTACGAACGTCGCCGCCGCGACCTCCTCAGGACGGGTGA
- a CDS encoding carbamoyltransferase family protein: MKVLGVNALFHDPSAALVVDGRVVAAAEEERFSRRKHGKRPVPFAAWELPEQAMRWCLSRAGLDPADLDVVAYAYDPSLAEPIEALGLHDPWDGLRQRYAEHAPGFLATALPGLDPAVVRFVPHHVAHAASAGLALTAGDTDVLVLDGRGEATSHLAGRYEGGVLHPLAGQRLPHSLGLLYEDLTEHLGFLRSSDEYKVMALASYGSARHADALRERIHADGAGGFVTEQVDWSAFAKPRADDESWTRDHADLAASAQRVLEDTLIDLARWLHDQTGGESLALAGGVALNCVANTRLFAETPYTAILPQPAAGDAGTALGAALQVAAGDGPTHPWPGAGLGSRFDDDEIEAALRTAHWPVERPADLAATVADRLAAGGIVAWFQGASEFGPRALGHRSLLADPRDAQNLDRLNAVKGRESFRPVAPMVLEERAASIFERGPLPSPHMLFVHDVRPQWRDRIPAVVHVDGTARVQTVDRTSEPRVAALLDAFEERTGVPVLVNTSLNTAGRPMVDSPRDALELFGSAPVEMLVIGPYVLTRPPVHGRGERGR, encoded by the coding sequence ATGAAGGTCCTCGGAGTCAACGCGCTGTTCCACGACCCGTCGGCGGCCCTGGTCGTCGACGGGCGAGTCGTCGCCGCCGCCGAGGAGGAGCGGTTCAGCCGACGCAAGCACGGCAAGAGACCCGTGCCCTTCGCCGCGTGGGAGCTGCCGGAGCAGGCGATGAGGTGGTGCCTCTCGCGCGCCGGCCTCGACCCGGCCGACCTCGACGTGGTGGCGTACGCGTACGACCCCTCGCTGGCCGAGCCGATCGAGGCCCTCGGCCTGCACGACCCGTGGGACGGGCTCCGGCAGCGCTATGCCGAGCACGCGCCCGGGTTTCTCGCGACCGCGCTCCCCGGACTCGATCCCGCGGTGGTCCGGTTCGTGCCGCACCACGTCGCGCACGCCGCCTCCGCCGGGCTGGCCCTCACCGCCGGCGACACCGACGTCCTCGTCCTGGACGGGCGCGGGGAGGCGACGAGCCACCTGGCGGGTCGGTACGAGGGCGGGGTTCTCCACCCGCTCGCCGGTCAGCGGCTGCCGCACTCCCTCGGCCTGCTGTACGAGGACCTGACCGAGCACCTCGGCTTCCTCCGCAGCAGCGACGAGTACAAGGTGATGGCGCTGGCCTCGTACGGCAGCGCACGGCACGCCGACGCCCTGCGCGAGCGGATCCACGCCGACGGAGCAGGCGGGTTCGTCACCGAGCAGGTCGACTGGTCGGCGTTCGCGAAGCCACGCGCCGACGACGAGTCGTGGACGCGTGACCACGCCGACCTCGCCGCGAGTGCGCAGCGGGTCCTCGAGGACACGCTCATCGACCTTGCACGGTGGCTGCACGACCAGACTGGTGGCGAGAGTCTCGCGCTCGCCGGCGGCGTCGCGCTGAACTGCGTCGCCAACACGCGCCTCTTCGCCGAGACCCCGTACACGGCGATCCTCCCTCAGCCCGCCGCAGGTGACGCGGGTACGGCGCTCGGCGCGGCGCTGCAGGTCGCGGCGGGTGACGGCCCCACGCACCCGTGGCCGGGCGCGGGCCTCGGCAGCCGGTTCGACGACGACGAGATCGAGGCCGCACTGCGTACGGCGCACTGGCCGGTCGAGCGCCCGGCCGATCTCGCGGCGACCGTGGCCGACAGGCTCGCCGCCGGTGGGATCGTCGCCTGGTTCCAGGGCGCCAGCGAGTTCGGCCCCCGGGCACTCGGCCACCGTTCGCTCCTCGCCGACCCCCGGGACGCCCAGAACCTCGATCGTCTCAACGCCGTGAAGGGGCGCGAGAGCTTCCGCCCGGTCGCGCCGATGGTGCTGGAGGAGCGTGCCGCGTCGATCTTCGAGCGGGGCCCGCTCCCGTCGCCGCACATGCTCTTCGTCCACGACGTCCGACCGCAGTGGCGCGACCGTATCCCTGCCGTCGTGCACGTCGACGGCACGGCGCGGGTGCAGACCGTCGACCGGACGAGCGAGCCGAGGGTCGCCGCGCTGCTCGACGCCTTCGAGGAGCGTACGGGCGTCCCGGTGCTGGTGAACACCAGCCTGAACACGGCCGGGCGGCCGATGGTGGACTCACCGCGAGACGCCCTCGAGCTGTTCGGATCGGCTCCGGTCGAGATGCTCGTGATAGGTCCGTACGTCCTGACCCGCCCGCCGGTCCACGGGCGCGGGGAGCGGGGCCGATGA
- a CDS encoding D-sedoheptulose-7-phosphate isomerase, giving the protein MSTTQHVAHLRDALERFEHGCTVLEDWGSALVRVLTSGGRLLAAGNGGSAAQAQHLTAELVGRYQGERRPFSAICLSAETSSLTAITNDYPPDELFARQVEAHGRPGDVFVGLSTSGSSANVVNAARRARACGLKVWALTGPAPNPLADASDSYVAVEAASTATVQEMHLVALHLLCEVFDEHLRISEPTGAVADLAEAHR; this is encoded by the coding sequence ATGAGCACGACACAGCACGTCGCCCACCTGCGTGACGCGCTCGAGCGCTTCGAACACGGGTGCACGGTCCTGGAGGACTGGGGTTCCGCCCTCGTCCGGGTGCTCACCTCCGGCGGTCGGCTCCTCGCCGCGGGCAACGGCGGCAGCGCGGCTCAGGCCCAGCACCTCACCGCAGAGCTCGTCGGCCGCTACCAGGGAGAACGCCGGCCGTTCTCGGCGATCTGCCTCAGCGCCGAGACGTCGAGCCTCACCGCGATCACCAACGACTACCCGCCCGACGAGCTCTTCGCGCGCCAGGTCGAGGCGCACGGTCGACCGGGCGACGTCTTCGTCGGACTGTCGACAAGCGGCTCCAGCGCCAACGTCGTGAACGCCGCGCGTCGCGCACGTGCGTGCGGGTTGAAGGTCTGGGCGCTGACCGGACCCGCACCCAACCCGCTGGCCGACGCCTCCGACTCGTACGTGGCGGTCGAGGCGGCGTCGACCGCGACCGTCCAGGAGATGCATCTCGTCGCGCTGCACCTGCTGTGCGAGGTCTTCGACGAGCACCTTCGGATCAGCGAGCCCACCGGAGCCGTCGCCGACCTCGCCGAGGCACACCGGTGA
- a CDS encoding UDP-glucose dehydrogenase family protein, translating to MIGTGYLGATHAACLAAAGHDVVAHDVDPTRLEALSAGRAPFHEPGLADLLQEGVGSGRLRFTTDVADVADAEVHFLCVGTPQQRGGRGADLGALRTAAAAVARHARRDCLVVGRSTVPVGTADDLLGVLEAEAQVSVSLAWNPEFLREGRAVQDSLHPDRLVLGVRDDASYAVLAEVYARWLSEGTPVVRTDLRTAELAKVSANVMLAARISVVNVLGEVCERSGADIDDLVRILGADPRIGTDVLQPGLGYGGSCLPKDTRAFVARAGELGVESAALLHHVDLVNMRQRARAVDIVRELWGERRRVAVLGVAFKPGSDDVRDSPALDVATTLQRLGADVRVHDPRAAGSAARVADRLSYADSAEEACADADVVTVLTAWEDYIGLDPVALRGAVASPVVVDARTCLDADKWRAAGWSFHGLGRSACAS from the coding sequence GTGATCGGAACGGGATACCTGGGCGCCACGCACGCCGCGTGCCTTGCCGCAGCAGGGCACGACGTGGTCGCTCACGACGTCGACCCCACCCGCCTCGAGGCATTGTCGGCGGGCCGTGCGCCCTTCCACGAGCCTGGTCTGGCCGACCTCCTGCAGGAGGGGGTCGGCAGCGGACGGCTGAGATTCACGACCGACGTCGCCGACGTCGCCGACGCCGAGGTGCACTTCCTCTGCGTCGGGACACCGCAGCAGCGTGGTGGCCGTGGCGCCGACCTCGGCGCACTCCGTACGGCCGCAGCCGCCGTCGCTCGGCACGCGCGACGTGACTGCCTGGTCGTGGGCCGGTCGACGGTCCCCGTCGGCACCGCGGACGACCTGCTCGGAGTCCTCGAGGCAGAGGCGCAGGTCTCCGTCTCGTTGGCATGGAACCCGGAGTTCCTCCGCGAGGGCCGTGCCGTGCAGGACTCGCTGCACCCCGACCGGCTCGTGCTCGGCGTCCGCGACGACGCGTCGTACGCGGTCCTCGCCGAGGTGTACGCGCGGTGGCTGAGCGAGGGCACGCCGGTGGTGCGCACCGACCTGCGGACGGCGGAGCTCGCGAAGGTCTCGGCGAACGTCATGCTGGCGGCGCGCATCTCGGTCGTGAACGTGCTCGGGGAGGTGTGCGAGCGCTCCGGCGCCGACATCGACGACCTGGTCCGCATCCTCGGTGCTGATCCTCGCATCGGCACCGACGTGCTCCAGCCCGGCCTCGGGTACGGCGGGAGCTGCCTTCCGAAGGACACGCGAGCGTTCGTCGCCCGGGCCGGTGAGCTGGGCGTCGAGTCAGCCGCGCTGCTCCACCACGTCGACCTGGTCAACATGCGCCAGCGCGCCCGCGCGGTCGACATCGTGCGCGAGCTGTGGGGCGAGCGGCGACGTGTGGCGGTGCTCGGCGTCGCTTTCAAGCCGGGCTCCGACGACGTCCGCGACTCCCCTGCTCTCGATGTCGCGACGACGCTGCAACGGCTCGGAGCCGACGTGCGGGTCCACGACCCGCGCGCTGCGGGGTCGGCAGCGCGGGTCGCCGACCGGCTGTCGTACGCCGACTCGGCGGAGGAGGCCTGCGCCGACGCGGACGTCGTGACGGTGCTGACCGCGTGGGAGGACTACATCGGACTCGATCCCGTCGCGCTGCGAGGAGCCGTCGCGTCCCCGGTGGTGGTCGACGCCCGCACGTGCCTCGACGCAGACAAGTGGCGCGCGGCGGGATGGTCGTTCCACGGCCTCGGGAGGTCGGCGTGCGCATCCTGA
- a CDS encoding HAD-IIIA family hydrolase: MTPAGVVTADTTVVVPTIGRPSLARVLATFLAPAHPGVAAVVVVDDRPADDERPLQEVVPALPPDGSRPWLSVVRSYGRGPAAARNLGAARARTPWISFLDDDVEPEPGWAAHLVRDLQSVAPDVAGTQGRVEVPLPADRRPDDFARATAGLATARWITADMSYRRAAFVAAGGFDERFPRAYREDADLALRVAATGARLVRGRRLVVHPVRAERAGVSVRAQRGNADDRLMRALHGRDWRTRAEAPPGRLRRHAAVTALGAAGVTALVARRPWIASAALGGWAAGTAELFLARWLPGSRSRAETVRMLMTSAVIPPAATWHAARGAVLHRREEPWPSHRWLVLLDRDGTLVRDVPYNGDPEKVEPVEGAEQAVARLRGAGAYVGLLTNQSGVGRGFLEREQVDAVNRRVEELLGPFDVTKVCPHAPEDGCACRKPAPRMVLEACATLDVPPERCVVIGDIGADVEAARAAGARGILVPNDVTRPEEVAAATFVRPDLSSAVDAVVLWAERRR; the protein is encoded by the coding sequence ATGACCCCGGCCGGCGTGGTGACGGCCGATACCACCGTCGTCGTACCCACGATCGGACGCCCCTCGCTGGCGCGGGTGCTCGCGACGTTCCTCGCCCCTGCCCATCCGGGAGTCGCCGCGGTGGTCGTCGTCGACGACCGGCCGGCAGACGACGAACGACCGCTGCAGGAGGTCGTGCCGGCGCTCCCGCCCGACGGTTCGCGGCCGTGGCTGAGCGTCGTCCGCTCGTACGGGCGTGGGCCGGCGGCCGCTCGCAACCTCGGAGCGGCACGGGCCAGGACACCGTGGATCTCGTTCCTCGACGACGACGTCGAGCCGGAACCGGGGTGGGCCGCGCACCTCGTGCGCGACCTGCAGTCCGTCGCTCCCGACGTGGCCGGGACGCAGGGTCGGGTGGAGGTCCCTCTGCCGGCCGACCGGCGCCCCGACGACTTCGCGCGCGCCACGGCGGGGCTCGCGACGGCGCGCTGGATCACCGCCGACATGTCGTACCGCCGTGCGGCGTTCGTCGCGGCCGGCGGCTTCGACGAACGGTTCCCGCGCGCCTACCGCGAGGACGCCGACCTCGCTCTGCGGGTCGCGGCGACGGGCGCCCGCCTCGTGCGAGGCCGTCGTCTGGTCGTCCACCCGGTCCGCGCCGAGCGTGCCGGCGTCAGCGTGCGTGCACAGCGCGGCAACGCCGACGACCGCCTCATGCGTGCGCTCCACGGACGCGACTGGCGTACGCGGGCGGAAGCACCTCCGGGTCGGCTGCGGCGTCACGCGGCCGTGACTGCCCTCGGGGCTGCCGGCGTGACCGCGCTGGTCGCCCGTCGACCGTGGATCGCCTCCGCAGCGCTCGGCGGCTGGGCGGCGGGGACCGCCGAGCTCTTCCTCGCCCGCTGGCTCCCGGGATCCCGCTCCCGTGCGGAGACGGTGCGGATGCTCATGACCAGCGCGGTGATCCCTCCGGCTGCCACCTGGCACGCCGCGCGCGGAGCCGTCCTCCACCGCCGCGAGGAGCCGTGGCCGTCGCACCGCTGGCTGGTCCTGCTGGACCGCGACGGGACGCTGGTCCGGGACGTGCCCTACAACGGCGACCCCGAGAAGGTCGAGCCGGTCGAGGGCGCCGAGCAGGCCGTGGCGCGACTACGAGGCGCCGGCGCGTACGTCGGGCTGCTCACCAACCAGTCAGGGGTGGGCCGAGGCTTCCTCGAGCGCGAGCAGGTCGATGCCGTGAACCGCCGGGTCGAGGAGCTGCTCGGCCCGTTCGACGTGACCAAGGTGTGCCCGCACGCGCCCGAGGACGGGTGCGCGTGCCGCAAGCCGGCGCCCCGCATGGTTCTCGAGGCGTGCGCGACGCTCGACGTGCCGCCCGAGCGGTGCGTCGTGATCGGTGACATCGGAGCCGACGTCGAGGCCGCGCGCGCCGCCGGGGCTCGCGGCATCCTCGTCCCGAACGACGTCACCCGTCCTGAGGAGGTCGCGGCGGCGACGTTCGTACGACCTGATCTGAGCTCCGCTGTCGATGCGGTGGTCCTGTGGGCGGAGCGGCGCCGTTGA
- a CDS encoding DUF4235 domain-containing protein: MPKAAKLAYRPIGLLTGIAGGLIAGAIFKQVWKKVSDEDEAPNPLAADSYSWREILIASAIQGVIYSVVKAAIDRGGAKGFQRVTGEWPGS, translated from the coding sequence ATGCCCAAGGCAGCGAAGCTGGCGTACCGACCCATCGGCCTCCTGACCGGTATCGCCGGCGGTCTGATCGCTGGAGCGATCTTCAAGCAGGTGTGGAAGAAGGTCTCCGACGAGGACGAGGCGCCCAACCCCCTCGCGGCTGACTCGTACAGCTGGCGCGAGATCCTCATCGCCTCGGCCATCCAGGGGGTCATCTACTCCGTCGTGAAGGCGGCCATCGACCGCGGGGGCGCGAAGGGCTTCCAGCGCGTCACGGGAGAGTGGCCCGGCTCCTGA